The Novosphingobium kaempferiae genome includes a window with the following:
- a CDS encoding aldo/keto reductase: MEKRQLGKSGLEVSALGFGCMGLSFGYGPPTDHDDAIALLRATHEKGVTFFDTAEAYGPGHNEELVGEALAPVRDEVVIATKFGFRNGVPTDGLDSRPERIRQVADEALMRLKTDRIDLFYQHRVDPNVLIEDVAGTVKDLIAAGKVKHFGMSEAGPESIRRAHAVQPVAALQSEYSMFWREPEAEILPLLEELGIGFVPFAPLGKGFLTGKMTAGTEFAKDDFRSTVPRFQADALAANQALVDLVTGIASEKACTPAQVALAWLLAQRPWIVPIPGTTKLHRLEENLGGADVELTGDDLARIAEELGRIELRGERYSATHQSLINR; the protein is encoded by the coding sequence ATGGAAAAGCGGCAGCTTGGCAAGTCAGGCCTTGAGGTTTCTGCGCTGGGTTTCGGATGCATGGGGCTCAGCTTCGGCTATGGCCCGCCGACGGATCATGACGATGCGATCGCACTGCTCCGCGCGACGCACGAGAAGGGCGTCACTTTCTTCGATACGGCGGAGGCTTACGGGCCGGGCCACAATGAGGAACTGGTCGGCGAAGCGCTGGCGCCGGTTCGCGACGAAGTGGTGATCGCCACCAAGTTCGGCTTCCGCAACGGCGTGCCCACGGACGGGCTGGACAGCCGCCCCGAACGTATCCGGCAGGTCGCCGACGAAGCCCTGATGCGGCTCAAGACCGACCGGATCGACCTGTTCTATCAGCACCGCGTCGATCCGAACGTGCTGATCGAGGACGTGGCGGGCACCGTGAAAGATCTGATCGCGGCGGGCAAGGTGAAGCACTTCGGCATGTCCGAGGCGGGGCCGGAATCGATCCGCCGCGCCCATGCGGTGCAGCCCGTCGCCGCGCTGCAGAGCGAATACTCGATGTTCTGGCGCGAGCCGGAGGCGGAAATCCTGCCGCTGCTGGAGGAACTGGGCATCGGCTTCGTGCCGTTCGCGCCGCTCGGCAAGGGGTTTCTGACCGGAAAGATGACTGCCGGGACCGAGTTCGCGAAGGACGATTTCCGCAGCACCGTTCCCCGCTTCCAGGCCGATGCCCTTGCCGCGAACCAGGCGCTGGTCGACCTCGTGACCGGCATCGCCTCCGAAAAGGCATGTACTCCGGCGCAGGTCGCGCTTGCGTGGCTGCTCGCCCAGCGGCCGTGGATCGTGCCGATCCCGGGGACGACCAAGCTGCACCGGCTTGAGGAGAATCTGGGCGGCGCGGACGTCGAACTGACCGGCGACGACCTTGCGCGCATCGCCGAAGAACTCGGCCGCATCGAGCTTCGGGGGGAGCGCTACTCCGCCACGCACCAGAGTCTCATCAACCGCTGA
- a CDS encoding sterol desaturase family protein: MGGVLVGKRVIGAEAPVTVGWENIGRVEGGPVKQFIFTWFQPTVLFALIAFWYYAPNSIAKASTAIGIGIGFRALLLAMEWFFPRYESWRLTWKEFATDLFFVGLGYTILRIVDNYIGDGAMIEAIQHQFDWDKFAWFTGLPLLLQAFLISFIFDFGQYWMHRGMHNWYPLWLPHSVHHYITQLNINKGAVGNPVELFLIGLGIGGFFDFLPRAFLLAGAIGMAIGSYQHINVRFNTPRWWRFLFHTTEHHSLHHSQDFEASRSNFTNTYIFIDRMFGTCVDGEAELLGMEGGRRMGIREQMTFPFTEGWKTLKERFGGLRPTTAIPAE; encoded by the coding sequence ATGGGCGGAGTTCTTGTTGGTAAGCGGGTGATCGGTGCCGAGGCGCCGGTCACTGTCGGATGGGAAAACATCGGCCGGGTCGAGGGCGGGCCGGTCAAGCAGTTCATCTTCACCTGGTTCCAGCCGACGGTGCTCTTCGCGCTGATCGCGTTCTGGTACTACGCTCCCAACTCGATCGCCAAGGCGTCCACCGCGATCGGCATCGGCATCGGTTTCCGCGCACTGCTGCTGGCGATGGAATGGTTCTTTCCCCGCTACGAAAGCTGGCGGCTGACCTGGAAGGAATTCGCCACCGACCTGTTCTTCGTCGGCCTCGGCTACACGATCCTGCGCATCGTCGACAACTACATCGGCGACGGCGCGATGATCGAGGCGATCCAGCACCAGTTCGACTGGGACAAGTTCGCGTGGTTCACCGGACTGCCGCTGCTGCTCCAGGCATTCCTGATCTCGTTCATCTTCGATTTCGGCCAGTACTGGATGCATCGCGGGATGCACAACTGGTATCCGCTGTGGCTGCCCCACTCGGTCCATCACTACATCACCCAGCTGAACATCAACAAGGGCGCGGTCGGCAACCCGGTGGAGCTGTTCCTGATCGGCCTCGGCATCGGCGGCTTCTTCGACTTCCTGCCGCGCGCGTTCCTGCTGGCCGGCGCGATCGGCATGGCGATCGGCAGCTATCAGCACATCAACGTGCGCTTCAACACGCCGCGCTGGTGGCGCTTCCTGTTCCACACGACGGAACATCACAGCCTCCACCACTCGCAGGATTTCGAGGCGAGCCGCAGCAACTTCACCAACACCTACATCTTCATCGACCGCATGTTCGGCACTTGCGTCGATGGCGAGGCGGAGCTGCTGGGCATGGAAGGCGGCCGCCGCATGGGCATCCGCGAGCAGATGACTTTCCCCTTCACCGAAGGCTGGAAGACCCTGAAAGAGCGCTTCGGCGGCCTGCGTCCCACCACGGCCATCCCCGCCGAATGA
- a CDS encoding 5'-methylthioadenosine/S-adenosylhomocysteine nucleosidase (Enables the cleavage of the glycosidic bond in both 5'-methylthioadenosine and S-adenosylhomocysteine) yields the protein MATDHEYGLHLKARMTPLITGVGPVEAAVNTTLCLERLRATGELPDLVVSLGSAGSRRCTLGAVYQVESVSWRDMDASRLGFAKGVTPFADHPAVLPIRAPLPDVPRASLSTGGNIVGGDDYAQIDADLVEMETYAVLRACQRFGVPMIGLRGVSDGPGELDGLSGWTELLALLDERLADAVDRLFETLAAKVPAQAIPADSA from the coding sequence ATGGCGACCGACCACGAATACGGCCTGCACCTGAAGGCGCGGATGACGCCGCTCATCACCGGCGTCGGCCCGGTCGAGGCGGCGGTCAACACGACCCTGTGCCTCGAACGGCTTCGCGCCACCGGTGAATTGCCGGACCTCGTCGTCTCGCTCGGCTCGGCGGGATCGCGGCGCTGCACGCTGGGCGCGGTGTATCAGGTGGAGAGCGTATCCTGGCGGGACATGGACGCATCGCGCCTCGGCTTCGCCAAGGGTGTCACGCCGTTCGCCGATCACCCCGCGGTCCTGCCGATCCGCGCTCCGCTGCCGGACGTGCCCCGCGCATCGCTCTCGACCGGCGGCAATATCGTCGGCGGGGATGACTATGCGCAGATCGACGCCGATCTGGTCGAGATGGAGACCTATGCCGTGCTGCGCGCCTGCCAGCGGTTCGGCGTGCCGATGATCGGTCTGCGCGGCGTGTCCGACGGCCCCGGCGAACTGGACGGGCTGTCTGGCTGGACCGAACTGCTGGCGCTTCTCGACGAGCGGCTCGCCGACGCTGTGGACCGGCTGTTCGAGACTCTGGCCGCCAAAGTACCGGCGCAGGCTATCCCAGCAGATTCCGCCTGA
- a CDS encoding class I SAM-dependent methyltransferase, translating to MSEFQSPDHWDTAARHYEQTAHPFTARYAEAALARVPLTHGSRVLDVAAGTGALALLAARTGARVLATDFSPGMIARIAAAGVPNVEARVMDGQALALDDGGFDAVFSIFGVIMFPDWRKGLAEMARVTRPGGHGVVATWQDRGAATFLLLGQIRRKLFPELEGMTMPEAVQALGEPADFARELIAAGYREPEIEHVTHDYPLDVAALAEPDTLFGMSPDWTSLSDARKAEVVVEVRRMAGDRTVLPIPSTALIGVARR from the coding sequence ATGTCCGAATTCCAGAGTCCCGACCACTGGGACACCGCCGCCCGGCACTATGAGCAGACCGCCCACCCCTTCACCGCACGCTATGCCGAAGCCGCGCTGGCGCGGGTGCCGCTGACGCACGGCAGCCGGGTGCTCGACGTCGCCGCGGGCACCGGGGCGCTCGCGCTGCTGGCGGCGCGGACGGGCGCGCGGGTGCTGGCGACCGACTTCTCGCCCGGCATGATCGCGCGCATTGCGGCGGCTGGCGTGCCCAATGTCGAGGCGCGGGTCATGGACGGGCAGGCGCTGGCCCTCGACGACGGCGGGTTCGACGCGGTCTTTTCGATCTTCGGCGTCATCATGTTCCCGGACTGGCGCAAGGGCCTTGCCGAGATGGCGCGGGTGACGCGGCCGGGTGGGCATGGCGTGGTGGCGACATGGCAGGACCGGGGCGCCGCGACCTTCCTGCTGCTCGGGCAGATCCGCCGCAAGCTGTTTCCCGAACTCGAAGGGATGACGATGCCGGAGGCGGTGCAGGCGCTCGGCGAGCCTGCGGACTTCGCCCGCGAGTTGATCGCCGCCGGATACCGCGAGCCCGAGATCGAGCACGTCACGCACGATTATCCGCTCGACGTGGCGGCGCTCGCCGAGCCCGACACGCTGTTCGGCATGTCGCCCGACTGGACCAGCCTGAGCGACGCGCGGAAGGCCGAAGTCGTGGTCGAGGTGCGGCGCATGGCGGGCGACCGGACGGTGCTGCCCATCCCCTCGACGGCGCTGATCGGCGTCGCCCGGCGCTGA
- a CDS encoding Rrf2 family transcriptional regulator, translating into MRNDSRLSRMLHVLLHMARHDGPMTSEAIARMLGTNPVVVRRTMAGLRDAGYVRSEKGHGGGWAIAADLEQVSLLDVHRAVGGPRLFAIGSEHANPDCAVEKVVNEALEDALREAEAQLIARLGAVSLAELARSFDARCRSASWPAD; encoded by the coding sequence GTGCGCAACGACAGTCGCCTATCCCGCATGCTGCATGTGCTGCTGCACATGGCCCGGCACGATGGTCCGATGACGTCGGAGGCGATCGCGCGCATGCTCGGCACGAACCCGGTGGTCGTGCGTCGGACGATGGCGGGCCTGCGCGATGCGGGGTACGTGCGGTCGGAGAAGGGCCACGGCGGCGGCTGGGCGATCGCGGCGGATCTGGAACAGGTGTCGCTGCTCGATGTCCACCGCGCGGTGGGCGGCCCGCGCCTCTTCGCCATCGGCAGCGAGCACGCCAATCCCGACTGCGCGGTGGAGAAGGTCGTGAACGAGGCGCTGGAGGATGCGCTGCGCGAGGCCGAAGCGCAGCTCATCGCCCGGCTGGGCGCGGTCAGCCTTGCCGAACTCGCCCGCAGCTTCGATGCGCGATGCCGGTCGGCATCATGGCCGGCGGACTGA
- a CDS encoding response regulator, whose amino-acid sequence MRILVIEDDAALSDEIARALRAENFAVDVAANGEDGRHLGATERYDAAVLDLGLPKVDGLTVLQSWRAEGQALPVLILTARDAWAEKVAGFKAGADDYLIKPFRVQELILRLRALVRRSSGHASNKVTCGALEFDVQLGHFEMDGLPVRLTAFEWRVLSALMLRKDTVVDRRELLDRVYEYDADVDSNSLEVIVGRLRRKIGADMIRTIRGRGYLLTAD is encoded by the coding sequence ATGCGCATACTGGTGATCGAGGACGACGCGGCTCTCAGCGATGAAATCGCCCGCGCCCTGCGGGCGGAGAACTTCGCGGTCGATGTCGCCGCGAACGGGGAGGATGGGCGCCATCTGGGCGCGACCGAGCGGTACGATGCAGCGGTGCTCGACCTCGGATTGCCGAAGGTGGATGGGCTGACGGTGCTGCAATCCTGGCGTGCCGAAGGGCAGGCGCTGCCCGTGCTGATCCTGACCGCGCGCGATGCCTGGGCGGAGAAGGTCGCCGGGTTCAAGGCGGGCGCGGACGATTACCTCATCAAGCCGTTCCGCGTGCAGGAACTGATCCTGCGCCTGCGCGCGCTGGTGCGCCGGTCGAGCGGCCATGCCTCGAACAAGGTGACCTGCGGCGCGCTGGAGTTCGACGTGCAGCTTGGCCACTTCGAGATGGACGGTCTGCCGGTGCGGCTGACCGCGTTCGAGTGGCGCGTGCTCTCCGCGCTGATGCTGCGCAAGGACACCGTGGTGGACCGGCGCGAACTGCTCGACCGGGTCTACGAGTACGACGCGGACGTCGATTCCAACTCGCTGGAGGTCATCGTCGGTCGCCTGCGCCGCAAGATCGGCGCGGACATGATCCGCACGATCCGGGGGCGCGGCTACCTGCTGACGGCTGACTGA
- a CDS encoding sensor histidine kinase, with product MKLLPRSIRARLLMAGVALTGVALLLAALLIREGVYDLVRRSLNERLDAQIALLLRSVRADGSVDGAMLTELGPFTQHRRGWGWQIETPTRVYASRDVSRLDDISWEGPPGREGHFRGGDESLLAGRTPDSYVRTLENRTAAGTIRITAFAPARVFSGMLERALTPILLILGGLSVALLAATFAQLHFGLAPLARLRKALTAVRDGSLDRVPARQPAELAPLAQELNALLDENEAALARARGHVSNLAHSLKTPLATLSIRVAEPGCDPSGQLGELVGQIDGAIRHHLGRARAAAPGSPGGTPVPLGESVDELVLALGRIHADRHIAFTADIAPDLAVRSDPQDLAEMLGNLLDNAWKWAAREIRLSARETGNMVRIVIEDDGPGISAEAIDQALVPGRRLDEREEGHGFGLPIARELAELHGGALDLDRSSMGGLRLCLTLPR from the coding sequence ATGAAGCTGCTTCCGCGCTCGATCCGCGCCCGGTTGCTGATGGCCGGAGTGGCGCTGACCGGCGTCGCGCTGCTGCTCGCGGCGCTGCTGATCCGCGAGGGCGTCTACGATCTGGTGCGCCGCAGCCTCAACGAGCGGCTCGATGCGCAGATCGCGCTGTTGCTGCGCAGCGTCCGCGCCGACGGAAGCGTGGACGGCGCGATGCTCACCGAACTCGGCCCGTTCACGCAGCACCGGCGCGGCTGGGGCTGGCAGATCGAGACGCCCACGCGCGTCTACGCATCGCGTGACGTCTCGCGCCTCGACGATATCAGCTGGGAAGGGCCGCCGGGGCGCGAGGGGCATTTCCGGGGCGGCGACGAGAGCCTGCTCGCGGGCCGCACGCCGGATTCCTACGTGCGCACGCTGGAGAACCGCACCGCCGCTGGCACCATCCGCATCACCGCCTTCGCGCCCGCGCGGGTGTTCTCCGGCATGCTGGAGAGAGCGCTGACACCGATCCTGCTCATCCTCGGCGGGCTGAGCGTCGCGCTGCTGGCGGCGACGTTCGCGCAGTTGCACTTCGGGCTGGCGCCGCTGGCGCGGTTGCGCAAGGCGCTGACCGCCGTGCGCGACGGCTCGCTCGACCGGGTGCCCGCGCGCCAGCCCGCCGAACTCGCGCCACTGGCGCAGGAACTCAACGCCCTGCTCGACGAGAACGAGGCCGCCTTGGCACGCGCCAGAGGCCATGTCTCCAACCTCGCGCACAGCCTCAAGACGCCGCTGGCGACGCTGAGCATTCGCGTGGCCGAGCCGGGCTGCGATCCTTCGGGACAGCTTGGCGAACTGGTCGGCCAGATCGACGGTGCGATCCGCCACCACCTCGGCCGCGCCCGCGCCGCAGCGCCGGGATCGCCGGGCGGTACGCCGGTGCCGCTCGGCGAAAGCGTTGACGAACTGGTCCTTGCGCTCGGGCGCATCCACGCGGACCGGCACATCGCCTTCACCGCCGACATCGCCCCCGATCTCGCGGTCAGGAGCGATCCGCAGGATCTGGCCGAGATGCTCGGCAACCTGCTCGACAATGCGTGGAAGTGGGCCGCGCGCGAAATCCGGCTGTCGGCTCGGGAGACAGGCAACATGGTCCGCATCGTCATCGAGGACGATGGGCCGGGCATTTCCGCCGAAGCCATCGATCAGGCGCTGGTGCCTGGCCGCCGCCTCGACGAGCGCGAGGAAGGCCACGGCTTCGGCCTGCCCATCGCCCGCGAACTCGCCGAACTACATGGCGGCGCGCTCGATCTCGACCGCTCGTCGATGGGCGGATTGCGCCTGTGCCTGACCTTGCCGCGTTGA
- a CDS encoding type IV toxin-antitoxin system AbiEi family antitoxin domain-containing protein — protein MQKQTIDGSGACSIAARRAGRPLSVLTVLERRVVALLRTAGDVQHGLGSVQSPLRGILERLADEVEINGLVVFGEQSRFVSDDEIAILSWLSMLQRPSQSAHLHMANPFQQALRALADALLDEDRRLPARSILAEDRIAREGCFRMEFQPDTAADPVPDAGAESAEARALALVERCRFATASQFRALGISTQKLSRLCRRGYVERVALGLYKKPGASGAMLAS, from the coding sequence ATGCAGAAGCAGACGATCGATGGGTCGGGCGCGTGCTCGATCGCCGCACGTCGCGCGGGGCGTCCTCTCAGCGTGCTCACCGTGCTTGAACGGCGCGTCGTTGCCCTCCTGCGCACCGCCGGTGACGTTCAGCACGGTCTAGGTTCAGTTCAGTCACCCCTTCGCGGCATCCTCGAACGCCTTGCCGACGAGGTGGAAATCAACGGTCTCGTCGTCTTCGGAGAGCAATCGCGCTTCGTCAGCGACGACGAAATCGCCATCCTGAGCTGGCTGTCGATGCTCCAGCGCCCGTCCCAATCGGCCCATCTGCACATGGCCAATCCCTTCCAGCAGGCCCTGCGCGCGCTCGCCGACGCGCTTCTGGATGAGGATCGCCGCCTGCCCGCACGCTCGATTCTGGCCGAGGATCGGATCGCGCGAGAAGGCTGTTTTCGCATGGAATTTCAGCCGGATACCGCTGCCGACCCGGTGCCGGATGCGGGTGCGGAAAGCGCCGAGGCACGGGCGCTCGCGCTCGTCGAGCGCTGCCGGTTCGCCACCGCCTCGCAGTTCCGCGCGCTCGGCATCTCCACCCAGAAGCTGAGCCGCCTATGCCGTCGCGGCTATGTCGAGCGGGTCGCGCTCGGCCTCTACAAGAAACCGGGGGCCTCGGGCGCCATGCTCGCGTCCTAG
- a CDS encoding TonB-dependent receptor, whose amino-acid sequence MSNSRIRRSPSRVAPAYLALACVGFASAPALAQDAKEDTTPSLGGVTVSDTAIEETPYKVDRAASPKYTAPLLDTPKSIVVLPSEVIRESGSTTFVEALRTVPGITFGAGEGGNPQGDRPFIRGFDAQGSTYIDGIRSVGGQSREIFAVEQIEVVKGGDSTMGGRGSAGGSLNLVSKMAHLGTDARADLSYGTDDYKRATIDANYQIGETAAIRLNGMWHDADVAKRDVVTYNRWGISPSAALGLGTSTRAFVNYYHMQSDDIPDPGIPFERSAGQVTSTSLLHIGPAEVVNGQKVDRSNFYGLANRDFRKTNVDEFLMRAEHDLTDRIRLRGTTKYANVKQAYIITQPDDSQGNVQNGLVWRRANSRWSDVDSMVGQIDLSGTFDTGGIEHSFSAGVEASWEQSKRGNFAVNTNVTSVNTGAGRCSAAQQAAFNCTSLFNPNPYDNWQNIPVGGTTGVPITRSAATAKTEATTYAIYALDTISFSDSLKLNLGIRQDWYKTVQTTIPTTTAAPVLEKKDNFLNYQAGLVFKPMSNGSLYVSYAKSTTPPGSLVGEGQEGNAIALTTLDDLKAESTKSYEVGTKWDFMDSALGLSLAVFRTETKNARTTGANGLLEYVGERRIQGVEVGFNGKPLPFWSIFGGYTYMDSEVRSIGTNVTPTTAFALGKPFPNTPKHSFTTWTTFDIAGRFQIGGGAIYNSKQYGSFGNAVIAGTNNTIVRSIPSYWRFDATAAMDVTDKIALRVNVQNLANKRYYDRTYTTHFVNIAPGRSAFATLSLKY is encoded by the coding sequence TTGTCCAATTCCCGTATCCGTCGTTCACCCTCCCGGGTCGCCCCGGCCTATCTGGCGCTTGCCTGCGTCGGCTTCGCGTCCGCGCCCGCACTGGCGCAGGACGCCAAGGAGGATACGACGCCCAGCCTCGGCGGCGTGACCGTCTCCGACACCGCGATCGAGGAGACCCCCTACAAGGTCGATCGCGCGGCATCGCCCAAGTACACCGCGCCGCTGCTCGACACGCCCAAGTCGATCGTCGTCCTGCCCTCCGAAGTGATCCGCGAAAGCGGCTCCACCACGTTCGTCGAGGCGCTGCGCACGGTACCGGGCATCACCTTCGGCGCCGGTGAAGGCGGCAACCCGCAGGGCGACCGTCCCTTCATCCGCGGCTTCGACGCACAGGGCAGCACCTATATCGACGGCATCCGCAGCGTCGGCGGCCAGTCGCGCGAGATCTTCGCGGTCGAACAGATCGAAGTGGTCAAGGGCGGCGATTCCACCATGGGCGGTCGCGGCAGCGCCGGCGGCAGCCTCAACCTCGTCAGCAAGATGGCGCATCTGGGCACCGATGCCCGCGCCGACCTCAGCTACGGCACCGACGACTACAAGCGCGCGACCATCGACGCAAACTACCAGATCGGCGAGACCGCTGCGATTCGCCTGAACGGCATGTGGCACGATGCCGACGTCGCCAAGCGCGATGTCGTCACCTACAACCGCTGGGGCATCTCCCCCTCGGCCGCGCTGGGCCTCGGCACCTCGACCCGCGCCTTCGTGAACTATTATCACATGCAGAGCGACGACATCCCCGATCCGGGCATCCCGTTCGAGCGTTCGGCGGGTCAGGTCACGTCCACCTCGCTGCTGCACATCGGCCCGGCCGAAGTCGTCAACGGGCAGAAGGTCGACCGCAGCAACTTCTACGGCCTCGCCAACCGCGACTTCCGCAAGACCAACGTCGACGAGTTCCTGATGCGTGCGGAGCATGATCTGACCGACCGGATCAGGCTGCGCGGCACGACCAAGTACGCCAACGTCAAGCAGGCCTACATCATCACCCAGCCGGACGACAGCCAGGGCAATGTCCAGAACGGCCTCGTCTGGCGCCGTGCGAACTCGCGCTGGAGCGACGTGGACTCCATGGTCGGCCAGATCGACCTTTCGGGCACGTTCGACACCGGCGGGATCGAGCATTCGTTCTCGGCAGGCGTCGAGGCGAGCTGGGAGCAGTCGAAGCGGGGCAACTTCGCGGTCAACACCAACGTCACCTCGGTCAACACCGGTGCCGGGCGCTGCAGCGCCGCGCAGCAGGCGGCGTTCAACTGCACCAGCCTGTTCAACCCGAACCCCTACGACAACTGGCAGAACATCCCGGTCGGCGGCACCACCGGCGTTCCGATCACCCGCAGCGCCGCCACCGCCAAGACCGAGGCGACGACCTACGCGATCTACGCGCTGGACACGATCAGCTTCTCGGATTCGCTGAAGCTGAACCTCGGCATCCGCCAGGACTGGTACAAGACGGTCCAGACCACGATCCCGACCACCACCGCCGCGCCGGTGCTGGAGAAGAAGGACAACTTCCTGAACTATCAGGCGGGTCTGGTGTTCAAGCCGATGTCCAACGGCAGCCTCTACGTATCCTACGCCAAGTCGACCACGCCTCCGGGCAGCCTCGTCGGCGAAGGGCAGGAAGGCAACGCGATCGCGCTGACCACGCTTGACGACCTCAAGGCGGAAAGCACCAAGTCCTACGAAGTCGGCACCAAGTGGGATTTCATGGATTCCGCGCTCGGCCTCAGCCTCGCCGTGTTCCGCACCGAAACCAAGAACGCCCGCACCACCGGCGCCAACGGCCTCCTCGAATATGTCGGCGAGCGTCGCATCCAGGGTGTTGAGGTCGGCTTCAACGGCAAGCCGCTGCCGTTCTGGAGCATCTTCGGCGGTTACACCTACATGGACTCCGAAGTGCGCAGCATCGGCACCAACGTCACGCCGACCACGGCGTTCGCGCTGGGCAAGCCGTTCCCCAATACGCCCAAGCACAGCTTCACGACCTGGACCACGTTCGACATCGCCGGGCGTTTCCAGATCGGCGGCGGCGCGATCTACAACTCGAAGCAGTACGGCAGCTTCGGCAACGCCGTTATCGCCGGCACCAACAACACCATCGTCCGCTCGATCCCCAGCTACTGGCGCTTCGATGCAACCGCTGCGATGGACGTCACCGATAAGATCGCGCTGCGTGTCAACGTGCAGAACCTCGCGAACAAGCGGTATTACGACCGTACCTACACCACGCACTTCGTGAACATCGCGCCGGGCCGTTCGGCCTTCGCGACGCTCTCGCTGAAATACTAA
- a CDS encoding aromatic ring-hydroxylating oxygenase subunit alpha → MATAAAIDTARPSLPLGCTFDPEDWFILARHWYPVALAREVGPKPIGTRLLDQPLVIYKAGDEVVIATNVCPHRGVPLSLGAQQEDGIICPYHGLKFGGGGKCVHVPAHPSRDIPARLHLRTYPSFERYGLIWTCLDAEGDTPPPGAIPDMPHWDEPEFQQITCPWIDINGFAGRQLEGFLDVAHFAFVHTETFADPDNAEVPAYAPRRTEYGFEAEYWSSVGNYPIGLTQRGVLDFQWLRHFRCHLPFTATLEIHFPDKDRLVIMNAASPVSAKLTRLFAPIARNFDTDLPVQDVYDFNQRIFEEDKAIVEAQMPEWLPLDPGDEGHIPADMSSMTYRRGLKALGLKRFFGY, encoded by the coding sequence ATGGCCACCGCCGCCGCCATCGACACCGCGCGCCCATCGCTGCCGCTGGGCTGCACCTTCGATCCCGAAGACTGGTTCATCCTTGCCCGCCACTGGTATCCCGTCGCCCTCGCCAGAGAGGTCGGGCCGAAGCCGATCGGCACCAGACTGCTCGACCAGCCGCTGGTGATCTACAAGGCCGGGGACGAGGTCGTCATCGCCACCAACGTCTGCCCGCACCGCGGCGTGCCGCTAAGCCTCGGCGCGCAGCAGGAAGACGGCATCATCTGCCCCTACCACGGGCTGAAGTTCGGCGGCGGCGGCAAGTGCGTCCACGTCCCGGCCCATCCTTCGCGCGACATTCCCGCGCGGCTGCACTTGCGCACCTACCCGAGCTTCGAACGCTACGGCCTGATCTGGACCTGCCTCGACGCGGAGGGCGACACGCCCCCGCCCGGCGCCATCCCCGACATGCCGCACTGGGACGAGCCGGAATTCCAGCAGATCACCTGCCCGTGGATCGACATCAACGGCTTTGCCGGGCGCCAGCTCGAAGGCTTCCTCGACGTCGCGCACTTCGCCTTCGTCCATACCGAGACCTTCGCCGATCCCGACAATGCCGAAGTGCCTGCCTATGCCCCCAGGCGCACCGAGTATGGCTTCGAGGCCGAATACTGGAGCAGCGTCGGCAACTATCCGATCGGCCTGACGCAGCGCGGCGTGCTCGACTTCCAGTGGCTGCGGCACTTCCGCTGCCACCTGCCCTTCACCGCCACGCTGGAAATCCATTTCCCCGACAAGGACCGGCTCGTCATCATGAACGCCGCCTCGCCGGTCTCGGCCAAATTGACGCGCCTGTTCGCCCCGATCGCGCGCAACTTCGATACCGACCTGCCGGTGCAGGACGTCTACGACTTCAACCAGCGCATCTTCGAGGAAGACAAGGCCATCGTCGAAGCCCAGATGCCCGAATGGCTGCCGCTGGATCCCGGCGACGAAGGACACATCCCGGCAGACATGAGCTCCATGACCTACCGTCGCGGCCTCAAGGCGCTCGGGCTCAAGCGCTTCTTCGGATATTGA